The region CTGCCCAGAATGCCCCTCGGGTGCTTGTCCTCACCACCTTCGACCTCGACGACTACGTGTACCGGGCGCTGCGCGCCGGGGCCAGCGGTTTCCTGCTCAAGGACACCCCACCCGTGCGACTGCTCGACGGGATCAGGGTGGTGGCCGCAGGTGAGGCGCTGCTCGCGCCAAGCGTCACCCGTCGCCTCATCGACGAGTTCACTACCGGTATGCCGGTGGCGCGGCGCATGCCGAGCAGGCTCGACGGGGTGACCCCGCGGGAACGGGAGGTGTTGGCACTGATTACCCGTGGGTTGTCCAACGCTGAGGTCGAGCAGTCGCTGCACCTTAGCCGGGGGACCGTCAAGACCCACATCGGCCGGCTGATGACGAAACTGGCCGCTCGGGATCGGGCACAGTTGGTGATCGCCGGCTACGAGTCGGGGCTTGCCGACAGTTGGCGCGACTCCGAGCCGTCGTTCTGACCTTTGACAACCTATCTATGACGCCTTCGACGTCAATCCGCGTGGCTGGCAACATTCCTCGTTCCGAATGCTTCCGAATGCGCCTGGTGTCCGGTTCCGGGGGTCCGGGTTCTCCGAACAGGTCTGGCGGACTGCGCGGACTGGGGGATTGATGCCTGGGTGGGGCATTTTCCGCCATGATCAACAGGCCCTGGGTGGGGCTGGCGCGGAATGTTGGCGGCCGGCGGGTGGTTATATCTCGCGTACGACCGAGTAGCGTGACCCCCGGGTGGGTGATCACCCCGGCTGGGTTGCGGGACCGTGGAATGTTGGCGGTTGGCCGGTCGTTACATCTTGTCTACGCCCCCGCCCCGGGACCTTGGGGTTGGGTGTGGCGTTCTGGTTCTTTCCCCCCTTTTCTTCAGGTGAGCGTGGCGCGTGTCTGCGCGTGTGTTCCCTGGCGTCTTCTGTCCCCCGGGAGGCGTTTCCTTTCCCCCGTATTGGAGCTTTGGTCATGAATACGATTCTGCGTAAGAGTGTGCTTGCTGCTGCTGGTCTTGCTTTCACCGGTGGTGTGTTCGCGGGTCCGGCGCTGGCCGACCAGG is a window of Micromonospora polyrhachis DNA encoding:
- a CDS encoding response regulator, with product MSEPVRVLLADDEVLLRGTLRLLIEATPGMTVVAEAGTGQEAVKLARAHAPDVVLMDIRMPGIDGIAATEAVTAAQNAPRVLVLTTFDLDDYVYRALRAGASGFLLKDTPPVRLLDGIRVVAAGEALLAPSVTRRLIDEFTTGMPVARRMPSRLDGVTPREREVLALITRGLSNAEVEQSLHLSRGTVKTHIGRLMTKLAARDRAQLVIAGYESGLADSWRDSEPSF